In Mangrovivirga cuniculi, the following proteins share a genomic window:
- a CDS encoding STAS domain-containing protein, whose protein sequence is MLEISTKKQEGIYHIIITGEVDASSSIELDKQISMALDKGENKLLINCTGLSYISSAGLGVFMSYVEPMEAEDLKMVIFGLSTKVYNTFEILGLHQVLTIKQTEEEAKGYLNEI, encoded by the coding sequence ATGCTAGAAATCAGCACTAAAAAACAAGAAGGCATATACCATATTATTATTACAGGTGAGGTAGATGCAAGTTCATCAATAGAACTCGATAAGCAGATTTCAATGGCTTTGGATAAAGGCGAGAACAAGTTACTAATCAATTGTACCGGATTATCGTATATATCTTCTGCAGGGCTGGGGGTTTTCATGTCATATGTAGAACCAATGGAGGCGGAAGATTTGAAGATGGTGATATTTGGACTTAGCACCAAAGTATATAATACATTTGAGATCCTTGGTTTACACCAGGTGTTAACAATAAAACAAACTGAAGAGGAGGCAAAGGGATATTTAAATGAAATTTAG
- a CDS encoding PP2C family protein-serine/threonine phosphatase: MLSTKIIRRLVFFGALFSWIGLSVVDVVILFTTKNALAVNIENFFSRAFLDSFIIFLFVYYHFQVQRYASSNFIDLLWRVFITGLLAIFVSIGLSYFLSIFEGHSFAVNPFVLNIQYHINIGVICALLISSYHVFKRLILYQKTISLLRIWNVFEYTLLASVLLNFWDLEFTEPFSLSVFFFLTVMSIILSVNMKWVAYLNFNQKLKSILLLTLSGVYLYYFINLVLVRVNLEASITLLQSNVTIIALFTFVSVYVVFSVLVLLFNLPTSSVFEQKLGDVLRFKDLSQTFHSEQKDEFVFDVLLNSSMSAVLADAGWLEITEKGKELLLHYEISGSDIAAIKTNIDTSKDKKSSIFRRRKIYSLNKGAYKSVLVCPINIQGVSAGDLVLLKEVKDGFNKDMLEIIETFTAQAVISIENARLMEEAITTERYKEELKIAQKVSESLLPDRLIEHESYEITSFSQAADEVGGDYYDTFRIDEENIALVIADVSGKGTSAAFNMSQVKGVFHSLVPFGLDPIDFIVRANETLSRILEKNNFVTLSYFIVNTQEKSVRFVRAGHCPTLYYSKEEDRTFYFKNKGLGLGVIRKKEYLPFVQEIESIYQSGDIMVVYTDGITEATNPDGVEFGYDRLQHCLTRFKDLSALDIQDAIIREVYHFCDTNPLKDDYTMMVIKFK; this comes from the coding sequence ATGTTATCGACGAAGATCATAAGAAGACTGGTATTTTTCGGAGCCTTATTCAGTTGGATAGGCCTTTCAGTTGTCGACGTGGTCATTCTTTTTACCACTAAAAATGCCCTGGCGGTAAATATTGAAAACTTCTTTTCCCGGGCATTTCTGGATTCGTTTATAATATTTCTTTTTGTATACTATCATTTCCAGGTACAACGCTATGCCAGTAGTAACTTCATTGATCTGCTTTGGAGGGTTTTCATTACCGGGCTACTGGCAATTTTTGTTTCAATAGGTCTTTCGTATTTCCTTTCAATCTTTGAAGGCCATAGTTTCGCAGTAAATCCATTTGTTCTTAATATTCAATATCATATAAACATTGGAGTGATCTGTGCGCTGCTCATTTCATCCTATCATGTATTCAAGCGACTGATCCTTTACCAGAAAACCATTTCATTATTAAGAATATGGAATGTTTTTGAATATACATTACTGGCCTCAGTGTTATTGAATTTTTGGGACCTTGAATTTACAGAGCCTTTTTCGCTTTCTGTATTCTTTTTTCTGACAGTGATGAGTATTATTCTGTCGGTAAATATGAAATGGGTTGCTTATCTCAATTTCAATCAGAAATTAAAAAGTATCCTGTTGCTTACTTTATCCGGGGTTTATTTATACTACTTTATCAATCTGGTACTGGTAAGAGTAAATCTGGAAGCAAGCATTACACTTCTTCAGTCTAATGTGACAATAATTGCTTTATTCACATTTGTATCGGTCTATGTGGTTTTCTCAGTGTTAGTTCTTCTTTTCAATCTGCCGACAAGTTCTGTTTTCGAACAAAAACTCGGAGATGTATTGAGGTTTAAAGATCTTTCCCAAACCTTTCATTCAGAACAAAAAGATGAATTTGTTTTTGATGTGTTGCTTAACAGCTCGATGAGTGCAGTACTGGCAGATGCCGGATGGTTAGAAATAACAGAAAAAGGAAAGGAGTTGTTGCTGCATTATGAAATTTCCGGTTCAGATATCGCAGCAATAAAAACTAATATTGATACATCAAAAGATAAGAAATCCTCGATTTTCAGAAGAAGAAAGATTTATTCATTAAATAAAGGAGCATATAAATCTGTTTTGGTCTGTCCGATTAATATTCAAGGTGTATCAGCCGGAGACCTCGTCCTTTTAAAAGAAGTTAAGGACGGCTTTAATAAAGATATGCTTGAGATCATCGAAACATTTACGGCCCAGGCTGTGATTTCGATCGAAAACGCCAGGTTAATGGAAGAGGCAATAACTACTGAGCGATATAAAGAGGAACTAAAGATTGCCCAGAAGGTATCTGAAAGTCTGCTTCCGGACAGGCTGATCGAACATGAAAGTTATGAAATTACCAGCTTTTCACAGGCTGCCGATGAAGTTGGAGGTGATTATTACGATACGTTCAGAATCGATGAAGAAAACATAGCCCTGGTGATAGCAGACGTTTCCGGAAAGGGAACTTCAGCTGCATTTAATATGTCTCAGGTGAAAGGTGTTTTTCATAGTCTTGTACCCTTTGGACTTGACCCGATAGATTTTATTGTCAGGGCCAATGAAACGCTAAGCCGTATTCTTGAAAAAAATAATTTTGTTACTTTATCGTATTTTATAGTAAATACACAAGAGAAATCAGTTCGATTCGTTCGGGCAGGGCATTGTCCGACTTTATATTATTCAAAAGAAGAAGACAGAACTTTCTATTTTAAGAATAAAGGACTAGGACTTGGCGTGATCAGGAAAAAGGAATATCTGCCATTCGTTCAGGAGATTGAATCAATTTATCAATCCGGCGATATAATGGTGGTATATACTGATGGTATTACTGAAGCAACAAATCCCGATGGAGTAGAGTTTGGCTATGATAGATTACAACATTGTCTAACCAGGTTCAAAGACCTTAGCGCACTTGATATTCAAGATGCCATTATTAGAGAAGTTTACCATTTTTGTGACACCAATCCGTTGAAGGATGACTATACCATGATGGTAATTAAATTTAAATAG
- the guaB gene encoding IMP dehydrogenase — translation MSIDSSKFLYEALTYDDVLLVPAYSDVLPRDTDTSTYLTPNIKLNTPLVSAAMDTVTESELAIAMALEGGLGFIHKNMTKEQQAEQVRKVKRSQSGMIIDPITLAIDAKVRDAAIIMKENKIGGIPVVDSNNKLVGIITNRDLRFEKNLNLPVKDIMTRDHVVTASEGISLEEAETILQEHKIEKLPITDEDNNLIGLITYKDILKNKDRPNACKDSFGRLRVGAAVGVTPDIEERITLLVKAGVDVVSIDTAHGHSKGVIDMAKSIKNKFPDLDMIVGNIATAEAAIALADAGADCVKVGVGPGSICTTRVIAGVGAPQLSAVYEASKALKDRPTKVIADGGIRFSGDIAKAIAAGADSIMIGSLLAGTEEAPGEVVIYEGRKYKTYRGMGSVEAMESGSKDRYFQDAEDDIKKLVPEGIVGRVPFKGLVSEVIYQLVGGLKASMGYCGAGNIEAMKEAKFVKITAAGVKESHPHDVQVTREAPNYSVKY, via the coding sequence ATGTCAATAGACTCATCAAAATTTCTCTACGAAGCGCTCACTTATGATGACGTGCTTTTAGTACCGGCCTACTCAGATGTATTGCCTCGCGATACTGATACGAGTACCTACTTAACCCCAAACATCAAGCTTAATACTCCACTGGTTTCTGCAGCAATGGATACCGTTACTGAATCAGAGCTGGCTATTGCTATGGCTCTTGAGGGAGGTCTTGGTTTTATTCATAAAAATATGACCAAAGAACAACAAGCTGAGCAGGTTAGGAAGGTAAAACGATCACAAAGTGGTATGATCATCGATCCGATCACCCTTGCGATTGATGCCAAGGTAAGAGATGCTGCAATTATTATGAAAGAAAACAAGATCGGAGGAATTCCGGTAGTGGATTCAAATAATAAGCTTGTGGGTATCATTACGAACAGGGATTTGAGATTTGAGAAAAATCTAAACCTTCCTGTCAAAGATATCATGACAAGAGATCATGTAGTAACAGCAAGCGAAGGAATCAGCCTTGAAGAGGCCGAAACAATCCTACAGGAACATAAGATCGAGAAACTACCGATCACTGATGAGGATAATAATCTAATCGGGCTTATTACATATAAAGATATTCTTAAAAATAAAGACAGGCCTAATGCATGTAAAGATTCTTTTGGAAGATTAAGAGTCGGAGCTGCTGTAGGTGTTACACCTGATATCGAAGAGCGAATTACTTTGCTTGTAAAAGCAGGCGTTGACGTAGTAAGTATTGATACTGCTCACGGACATTCTAAAGGAGTGATCGATATGGCGAAGTCAATTAAGAATAAATTTCCTGACCTTGATATGATCGTCGGAAATATCGCTACAGCTGAAGCAGCAATTGCATTGGCAGATGCCGGAGCAGATTGTGTAAAAGTCGGTGTAGGGCCAGGAAGTATTTGTACTACACGGGTGATTGCCGGAGTGGGTGCACCTCAGTTGTCTGCTGTATATGAAGCATCAAAAGCGCTAAAAGATCGTCCAACAAAGGTAATTGCTGACGGTGGTATTAGATTCTCAGGTGATATTGCAAAAGCAATAGCTGCCGGAGCTGATAGCATTATGATCGGGTCATTACTTGCCGGAACAGAAGAGGCTCCGGGAGAGGTAGTGATTTACGAAGGTAGAAAATACAAGACTTACCGCGGGATGGGTTCTGTGGAAGCAATGGAATCAGGTTCAAAAGATCGATATTTCCAGGATGCTGAAGATGATATTAAGAAATTAGTTCCTGAAGGAATTGTCGGTAGAGTACCATTCAAAGGGCTTGTTTCCGAAGTTATCTATCAATTAGTTGGAGGATTGAAGGCTTCAATGGGCTACTGCGGTGCAGGAAATATCGAGGCAATGAAAGAAGCTAAATTCGTCAAGATTACTGCTGCCGGTGTAAAAGAAAGTCACCCTCACGATGTTCAGGTTACACGAGAAGCACCTAACTACAGTGTCAAATATTAA
- the pnuC gene encoding nicotinamide riboside transporter PnuC, translating to MIEFFVQGIQNGIQNMTWLEVIGVVFGITSVFFSIRKSIWVYPTGIISVVVYIYICYKFKLYADMGINTYYFIMSIYGWYVWSRRDPNDPAHHTPVTINSTKENIISILMTGLFWVTIVMILSLTDSDVVYYDAFTSSVAMTGMYLMAKKKVENWIAWIITDLASVPLYIHKELAFTAFQYLVFLIMAVVGLIEWIKTYKKEHNYESQ from the coding sequence ATGATCGAATTTTTTGTTCAGGGTATTCAAAATGGTATTCAAAACATGACCTGGCTCGAAGTCATCGGAGTGGTATTTGGAATTACCAGTGTCTTTTTCTCTATCCGGAAAAGTATTTGGGTATATCCGACGGGAATTATTTCTGTGGTAGTCTATATCTACATTTGCTATAAATTCAAGCTCTATGCAGACATGGGTATCAATACCTATTATTTTATAATGAGTATTTATGGATGGTATGTCTGGTCACGGAGAGACCCAAACGACCCTGCCCATCATACTCCTGTCACAATTAATTCGACAAAAGAAAATATCATCTCTATTCTGATGACCGGGTTATTCTGGGTAACAATCGTAATGATATTAAGTCTTACTGACAGTGATGTGGTATATTATGATGCATTTACATCTTCTGTAGCGATGACCGGGATGTATTTGATGGCAAAGAAAAAAGTTGAAAACTGGATAGCATGGATCATCACAGACCTTGCCTCCGTTCCATTATATATTCATAAAGAACTGGCATTTACTGCCTTTCAATATCTTGTATTTTTAATTATGGCCGTTGTCGGGCTGATTGAATGGATAAAAACTTACAAAAAGGAACACAATTACGAATCGCAGTAA
- a CDS encoding AAA family ATPase: MDKNLQKGTQLRIAVTGPESSGKTTLTKKLAEHFDASYVPEYAREYLINIDREYEESDLPEIAKGQWWSWNNIRKDKSNLFIADTEMLVIKIWSEYKYGKTHPFIKYLLKKQNFDAFILTKADIPWEEDELRENPLDRDILFDMYLKELKNQPKPFIIVEGEDPERTQKAIDFINSLR, translated from the coding sequence ATGGATAAAAACTTACAAAAAGGAACACAATTACGAATCGCAGTAACAGGACCTGAGAGCTCAGGTAAAACCACACTTACTAAAAAGCTGGCTGAGCATTTTGATGCCAGCTATGTTCCTGAGTATGCCCGGGAGTATCTTATTAATATTGATCGGGAGTATGAAGAAAGTGACCTGCCCGAAATTGCTAAAGGGCAGTGGTGGAGCTGGAATAATATCCGCAAAGACAAAAGCAACTTGTTCATTGCAGATACTGAAATGCTTGTCATTAAGATCTGGAGTGAATATAAATACGGGAAAACACACCCATTCATAAAATACCTGCTTAAAAAGCAGAATTTCGATGCCTTCATCTTAACCAAAGCAGATATTCCCTGGGAAGAAGATGAATTGAGAGAAAACCCCTTAGACAGGGACATTCTGTTTGATATGTATTTAAAAGAGCTCAAAAATCAGCCAAAGCCTTTCATCATCGTGGAAGGTGAAGACCCTGAAAGAACTCAAAAAGCAATTGATTTTATTAATTCACTCAGGTAA
- a CDS encoding SDR family oxidoreductase, giving the protein MTKIKDSIVWITGASSGIGEALAIELSENGAKVILSARREEELEKVRSQCKGTGHMILPLDVTNVETLQPAFDKVLNEYGSLDILINNAGVTQRSLAAETDLSATRKIMEVNFFSAVALTRIVLPYFIERNAGHIVATSSVTGKYGTPYRSTYAASKHALHGYFDSLRAENSKHGINVTLVCPGFIKTPITLKAVTADGSPLGTLEPGNLHGIPADKCARKIVRSLKKNKREVYIAGLKESSGLVLKRLWPGMMAKVLEKIDVT; this is encoded by the coding sequence ATGACAAAAATAAAAGATTCTATTGTTTGGATTACCGGGGCGTCCTCCGGAATTGGTGAGGCCCTTGCTATAGAGCTAAGTGAAAATGGGGCTAAAGTTATTCTTTCGGCAAGAAGAGAAGAAGAACTTGAAAAGGTCAGGTCTCAATGTAAAGGAACAGGTCATATGATTTTGCCTTTGGATGTGACGAATGTTGAAACCCTACAGCCTGCATTTGATAAAGTATTAAATGAATATGGCTCTTTAGATATATTGATCAATAATGCAGGTGTAACCCAACGGTCTCTTGCGGCAGAAACCGATCTTTCTGCCACACGAAAAATAATGGAAGTAAATTTCTTTAGTGCTGTTGCCCTGACTCGCATAGTTTTACCATATTTTATTGAAAGGAATGCCGGACACATTGTAGCGACTAGTAGTGTTACCGGAAAATATGGCACACCTTATCGATCAACTTATGCTGCAAGTAAACATGCTCTTCATGGATATTTTGATTCTCTTCGGGCTGAAAATTCAAAACACGGGATAAATGTTACACTGGTTTGCCCGGGCTTTATAAAAACGCCGATCACATTAAAGGCAGTTACTGCTGATGGAAGTCCACTGGGAACTCTTGAGCCTGGAAATCTTCACGGTATTCCAGCAGATAAGTGTGCGAGAAAAATCGTTCGCTCGCTAAAGAAAAATAAGCGGGAAGTCTATATAGCAGGGCTTAAAGAATCTAGTGGATTGGTTCTTAAAAGATTGTGGCCGGGGATGATGGCTAAGGTATTGGAGAAAATAGATGTTACCTGA
- a CDS encoding TonB-dependent receptor encodes MFRLTLLSIFTFVSFMIQAQHSFSGSISDVNGEPVVGAYVLLGEKSKTVTDADGKFEFQDIPSGNYMLKISHISFQKFSKEISIPEQSSIDAVLKEQVIQNQEVTVSALRAGAKTPTTYQNIDKKELNELNLAQDMPFLLNLTPSAVSTSDAGAGVGYTGIRIRGSDATRINVTINGIPINDSESHGTFWVNMPDLASSVESIQIQRGVGTSTNGSGAFGASVNIETNNMQDDAYGEVALSAGSFDTYKSTVKFGSGLLNDHFIIEGRLSKIESDGFIDRASSDLRSLNLAAAYTSDDHLLKFIVLSGRERTYQAWYGVSAEDIATFGRTHNWAGYYFNQLGEEGYYDDQVDNYGQDHYQLLYTYSGLANWKINTALHYTRGKGYYEEYHGSEPFSDYYLEPLVFQDSTINQTDLVRRKWLDNHFYGATFSAEFNPDAPYQLTFGGAINRYDGDHFGEVIWARYASQTENDYEWYRNTSVKDDYNFYVKGLYDFNQKLSVFGDIQFRMIDYTMEGVFDGSPEMRSMNYDFNFVNPKVGLNYAISNNLSLYASYAVGRREPVRSDFVDAPQGEQPKPEKLNDFELGFRSQGYKFAAEVNSYFMYYENQLVLTGAVNDVGGYIRQNAGESYRAGIEVSGLYNFSNQFTVEGNISFSRNRIEEFRTFGETDLVTYEDTPIAFSPNVISSVILRYNPTDDLSINLINKYVGSQYLDNSGREVSKLDDYFVNDLKVGYNIPIKSGIKSLSLDLLVNNIFDQEYANNGYMWGSTQYFYPQAGRNFLVGFTARF; translated from the coding sequence ATGTTTCGCTTAACTCTATTAAGCATTTTCACTTTTGTATCATTCATGATACAGGCTCAACATTCATTTTCCGGGAGCATTTCGGATGTAAATGGCGAGCCGGTTGTCGGAGCTTACGTATTGCTGGGAGAAAAATCCAAAACTGTTACTGATGCAGATGGAAAATTTGAATTCCAGGATATTCCTTCTGGCAATTACATGCTCAAAATCAGCCATATTAGTTTCCAAAAATTCAGCAAGGAAATTTCGATACCTGAGCAATCCTCTATCGATGCTGTATTAAAGGAGCAGGTAATTCAAAATCAGGAGGTGACGGTATCTGCATTAAGAGCTGGCGCAAAAACTCCAACCACTTATCAAAACATTGATAAAAAAGAGCTCAATGAACTAAACCTTGCCCAGGACATGCCATTTCTGCTCAATTTAACACCTTCTGCTGTATCAACTTCCGATGCCGGAGCTGGTGTAGGTTATACCGGGATCCGTATTCGGGGTAGTGACGCTACGCGAATTAATGTAACAATTAATGGTATTCCAATCAATGATTCTGAAAGCCACGGTACTTTCTGGGTCAACATGCCCGATCTTGCCTCTTCAGTAGAAAGTATCCAGATCCAAAGAGGTGTAGGAACTTCAACCAACGGCTCAGGTGCATTTGGAGCATCTGTGAATATAGAAACTAACAACATGCAGGATGATGCATATGGCGAAGTAGCCCTATCTGCAGGGTCTTTCGATACTTATAAGTCGACCGTAAAATTTGGATCGGGATTACTCAACGATCATTTCATTATTGAAGGTCGTTTGTCAAAAATTGAAAGTGATGGATTTATTGATCGGGCAAGTAGTGACCTAAGATCTTTAAATCTTGCTGCTGCATATACTTCTGACGATCACTTATTGAAATTTATTGTGCTTTCAGGAAGAGAAAGAACCTACCAGGCATGGTATGGAGTCAGTGCAGAAGATATCGCTACCTTCGGAAGAACTCATAACTGGGCAGGTTATTATTTCAACCAGCTTGGCGAAGAAGGGTATTATGATGACCAGGTGGATAATTATGGCCAGGATCATTACCAGCTTCTTTATACTTATAGTGGGCTGGCTAACTGGAAAATTAATACTGCATTACATTATACTCGTGGTAAAGGTTACTATGAAGAGTATCATGGTTCTGAACCATTTAGCGATTATTATCTTGAACCATTGGTTTTCCAGGATAGCACAATTAATCAAACTGACCTGGTCAGACGCAAATGGTTGGATAATCATTTTTATGGTGCCACTTTTTCAGCAGAATTTAATCCGGATGCACCTTATCAATTAACTTTTGGTGGTGCTATCAACAGGTATGACGGAGATCATTTTGGAGAGGTAATCTGGGCAAGATATGCTTCTCAGACAGAAAACGATTACGAATGGTATCGAAATACCTCTGTAAAAGATGATTACAACTTTTATGTTAAAGGATTATACGACTTCAATCAAAAGTTATCGGTTTTCGGTGATATCCAATTCAGAATGATCGATTACACAATGGAAGGCGTTTTTGATGGTTCTCCTGAAATGAGATCAATGAATTATGACTTCAACTTTGTTAATCCGAAAGTTGGATTAAACTATGCTATTAGTAATAATCTGAGCCTGTATGCCAGCTATGCAGTTGGAAGAAGAGAGCCAGTGAGAAGTGATTTTGTTGATGCTCCACAAGGTGAACAACCTAAACCTGAAAAGCTTAATGACTTTGAATTAGGATTTAGAAGCCAGGGATACAAATTTGCCGCAGAGGTTAATTCTTATTTTATGTATTATGAGAATCAGCTTGTACTTACCGGTGCTGTAAATGATGTTGGAGGATATATCAGGCAAAATGCAGGAGAGAGCTACAGGGCCGGAATTGAAGTAAGTGGTCTTTATAATTTCAGTAATCAGTTTACAGTTGAAGGAAATATTAGCTTTAGTAGAAATCGAATTGAGGAGTTTAGAACATTTGGAGAAACAGACCTCGTTACTTATGAAGATACTCCGATTGCATTTTCACCTAATGTAATCAGTTCGGTAATCCTGCGATATAATCCAACAGATGATCTGTCTATTAACCTGATCAATAAATATGTTGGTTCTCAATACCTGGATAATTCAGGAAGAGAAGTTAGTAAACTTGATGATTACTTTGTAAATGACCTGAAAGTAGGATACAATATTCCAATAAAATCAGGTATTAAATCACTTTCATTAGATTTATTAGTGAATAATATATTTGATCAGGAATATGCAAATAATGGCTATATGTGGGGAAGCACTCAGTACTTTTACCCTCAGGCCGGTAGAAACTTCCTTGTTGGTTTTACAGCCAGATTCTAG
- a CDS encoding DUF6687 family protein yields MKFVPFHNIPEPEKCLAVDCTHRKALPLSHWRGSSSPEDLHDDTSAAICLNAIETGLTQEYKYVTNNHFDIDGFLGVWSVIEPELAIKNKQLIRQAALIGDFRELPDLTDPINDKALKLVCLINKIEKDHFYAPFEAQDQEDKESSACIEKYEYFLPRLKSYLNDINKYADYWKEEYDSVLDGLTNITSNDYDESIRLTVIHAEKPIHYYSLFKETENSDMVLSVYPENRFELEYKYTTWVDTNRLSYPRVDLTPLSEKLNALEKNPGIWAGDKITDTGPILRLSREKLSKAQRFDHPFSRPIHKSSIPKEEFLDIIRSFFEEAYGNVKPQNNYTWEEIKEWNRLRV; encoded by the coding sequence ATGAAATTCGTTCCGTTTCATAATATACCAGAACCAGAAAAGTGCCTTGCGGTGGATTGTACCCATCGTAAGGCACTTCCTTTAAGTCATTGGCGAGGGTCTTCTTCACCTGAAGACCTTCACGATGACACTTCGGCAGCAATATGCCTGAATGCAATAGAAACAGGACTTACCCAAGAGTATAAGTATGTCACCAATAATCATTTTGATATTGATGGCTTCTTAGGCGTATGGTCAGTTATAGAACCGGAATTAGCAATAAAGAATAAACAACTAATCAGACAGGCTGCCCTAATCGGAGATTTCAGAGAATTACCCGACCTGACTGATCCAATAAATGACAAGGCACTTAAACTAGTTTGCCTGATTAACAAGATTGAAAAAGATCATTTTTACGCTCCTTTTGAAGCACAGGATCAAGAGGATAAAGAAAGTTCTGCATGCATAGAAAAGTATGAGTATTTCCTTCCGAGATTAAAATCGTATTTGAATGACATCAATAAATATGCTGATTATTGGAAAGAAGAATACGATAGTGTTTTAGATGGTCTGACAAATATTACCTCAAACGACTATGACGAATCCATTCGACTCACAGTTATTCATGCTGAAAAACCTATACATTATTATTCCCTGTTCAAAGAAACTGAAAATTCCGACATGGTTCTTTCCGTTTATCCTGAAAACAGGTTTGAATTGGAATACAAATATACCACTTGGGTGGACACCAACCGCTTGAGTTATCCCCGTGTTGACCTGACTCCTTTAAGTGAGAAATTAAATGCCTTAGAGAAAAATCCGGGCATCTGGGCAGGGGATAAAATTACAGATACAGGCCCAATTTTAAGGTTATCTCGTGAAAAGCTTTCAAAAGCGCAACGGTTTGACCATCCTTTTAGTCGACCGATTCATAAGAGCAGTATTCCTAAAGAAGAGTTCCTGGATATCATCCGATCCTTCTTTGAAGAAGCTTATGGCAATGTCAAACCTCAGAATAATTACACCTGGGAAGAAATAAAAGAATGGAATAGGCTTAGGGTTTAA
- a CDS encoding Hsp20 family protein: MKIYNKIPKELLLTTDFMNTINGGSVQAKVNFKRLKDNYRLIVRVPGINPDELNVDIFNDKLTVSKFIDTYESNVKVPRVYAMVTLPRDVDYQRIEAYGEDEKLVVNLPFNHDGGGFYKKINVKQYPDGRSF, encoded by the coding sequence ATGAAAATTTATAACAAAATTCCAAAAGAACTATTGTTAACAACGGACTTCATGAATACAATTAATGGAGGTAGTGTACAAGCCAAAGTTAATTTTAAGCGATTAAAAGATAATTACAGGTTGATTGTCAGAGTTCCGGGGATAAATCCTGATGAACTCAACGTAGATATATTTAATGATAAATTGACCGTTAGTAAATTTATTGATACCTACGAATCAAATGTTAAAGTTCCCAGGGTATATGCCATGGTGACTTTACCAAGAGATGTTGATTATCAGCGTATTGAAGCTTATGGAGAAGATGAGAAATTAGTTGTTAACCTTCCTTTTAACCATGATGGTGGAGGATTTTATAAAAAGATTAATGTTAAACAATATCCTGATGGTAGATCATTCTAA